One stretch of Cohnella algarum DNA includes these proteins:
- a CDS encoding TIGR02679 domain-containing protein, translating to MEEETGAGSRAFRECYRTDREAARTSLATVARVLKHLFDEADSKANRTPIRLPVLAARISGDAHALDPGTPAGRMLIAVLRYEKGLENRGTGAFERRSGGCRRWFANVKASGAVPQLWHFGR from the coding sequence ATGGAGGAAGAGACGGGTGCCGGGAGCCGCGCGTTTCGTGAGTGCTATAGGACGGATCGGGAGGCGGCCCGGACTTCGCTGGCAACCGTTGCCCGGGTGTTGAAGCATCTATTTGACGAAGCGGATTCCAAAGCAAACAGAACGCCGATCCGGCTTCCCGTTCTAGCGGCCCGCATCAGCGGAGACGCCCACGCGCTCGACCCGGGAACGCCTGCCGGCAGAATGCTGATCGCGGTTCTGCGATACGAAAAGGGGCTTGAAAACCGCGGAACGGGAGCATTCGAGCGACGAAGCGGTGGATGCCGACGATGGTTCGCAAACGTTAAAGCTTCGGGAGCTGTACCGCAGCTTTGGCATTTTGGACGATGA